In Salmo salar chromosome ssa03, Ssal_v3.1, whole genome shotgun sequence, a single genomic region encodes these proteins:
- the LOC106600817 gene encoding eukaryotic translation initiation factor 1, whose protein sequence is MSAIQNLQTFDPFADATKGNDRLPSGTDDYIHIRIQQRNGRKTLTTVQGIAIDYDKKKLVKAFKKKFACNGTVIEHPEYGEVIQLQGDQRKNICTFLIEIGLAKEEQLKVHGF, encoded by the exons ACCCATTTGCTGATGCAACTAAGGGTAATGACAGGCTCCCATCTGGGACTGACGACTACATCCACATAAGAATCCAGCAGCGTAACGGCAGGAAGACTCTGACCACGGTCCAGGGCATAGCCATCGACTATGATAAGAAGAAGCTAGTCAAGGCCTTTAAGAAG AAATTTGCCTGCAATGGGACAGTGATTGAGCACCCAGAGTATGGGGAAGTGATTCAGCTGCAAGGTGACCAGCGCAAGAATATCTGCACGTTTCTGATTGAG ATTGGCCTGGCGAAAGAGGAGCAGCTCAAGGTCCACGGATTCTAG